The sequence below is a genomic window from Humulus lupulus chromosome 3, drHumLupu1.1, whole genome shotgun sequence.
TTGTTTTGCCCTTTCTAGCCTTTCCTGTTTCAGTCTCTTAAACAATCGTTGCTCAATGTGATCACTGAGGATAGTTCTCGGCAAATCTTTAGCCCCAAGAACAGCACTCTGTGGCAAGGGCTTGCGCTCTCCTCTTTCAACCTCTTGTATATAACAATTAGGACAAGTGTATTCAGCTTGCCCACCATCATTCCTTCGACCATTAAATAAAGCACAAATTTGATGCTGCCAAGCTTCACATTTGTCACATTGGACCCACTGCAAATAGAGGCATTGAGGTGAAAAATACCAAAAAACCAATTGTCCAGGGAAACAAAGTTTTAAACAACACAAATACATACCCATTCTTCTGTCTCCtcatcatttttcttcttctctagcCTTGCCTTAGGAATAGCTGTCCCATCAACAACTATAGTTTCTCCACGTGCCTCATTGTAGCATGGTATGCAGAAATAATGGCGTGTATCACCAGCAGCCATACAATAATACATTGCATTTCTTTTTATTCGAGCACCACAAGGAGTGCAATATATTGGAGGAGGTTCAAAAGTAAGCTTCTCAACTGCACACAATTGACAGGAGTTCTCACTCATTGCATGCTCCATAGCTTGATTCTTCTCAGCCTTTGCTTTACTCTGATATAGTGAAGGAAGAAATGACTTATTAATCTAAAACAAATATTTGATAgagggtttaaaataaaaaaataaccatATTTCATTTGTTTCTTGAATAAGTAGATGACTATATTGACTGTGGTAAATAATTTTTGGGCTTGCCCTAGAATGCAGCTGTTTTTGGTTGACAACTACTTTGGCTTATGCAATAACAACAAAGCCAATGTACGCCCAAAATGTTCATAATTTGCCTGTTTTGGGGCTAATGTAAGAAAATGAATCAAAAAAGCTTTCAGCAAAGATTTTCTTGAAATGCTGAATTTTTTTTCAGGCTTCATctattaaaaaattttaaaacattcctcattattttattttttagtttgaaaAACAGTATTCCATTTTCCTGGTTCTGCTGTGGCTTTTCTAAGTTCTTTTGCTCCTTTTGTTCTTAAGAGCGTGTTTGGGATGATTGAAAAATGTGTCCTAAACAAGAATGGGTTCTACAAATAAAAACACAAAAAAGTTCAAAATTTGCCCGGAAAAAACaaattatacatataaatatatacacataCCTGGCCAACCCACTGCCTTAGACCTGTAATGTGCTGTCTAACTTGCTCTGGAGTAAACAATTCGGTCAATGAAACTCCCTTGATCTTTGGCTTTCCAGATTTTGTTACAGTTGGTTCTGCAGGTGGTGGAACACTCTCTTCCTTGGCTGGTTCAATCTCTTTCTCGTATTTACCATTTTCTTGTTTAACTAAACCAGCAGAATCACCATATGTGGCAGGATCAGCAGGACCTAGATTGCTGATATCAATTACAGTATCCTTCTTTAACTCAGCAAAGATCTCTTGCCCAGAGTTAGCAGGAAGTTCCGATTTCACTTCTGGCAACTCAGATTTTATTGGCCCAACATCAACTTGCTGGAACTCTTGGTGCTGGATACCCTGTAACAATGGGGTTTCATCAGTCAAAGAAACTGATACAGCAGCATTATGACTCTCAGAAACAAGAGGCTGTGAGGACTCTATCTTCATTCGTTTCATAGAAGGTTGTATCTCTTCTGGTGCTTCAACAACAGGAGTCTTTGGTATCAATTTCCCTGAGGTGTCTCTGTTATCGAAGGATTTGGAAGGTCCACTAACTGAAGCTGGCAAAGCAGGCACAGATGTCACACGGATGCGTGCCTTGCATGTCATTAAAAAGTTTTTCACAGGGATACACACAGGACAGCCTGGGTCCACACAGCGCTTGTGATGATGAAGCAATACCTTGGAAGGTTGGCATCTAGGATACTGACATTGAGGTAGCATGCATTTCTCAATGTGTTTCCACAATTTTTGGACAGTAATACAATTAAGTTCATGACATTTTCCTTCAGGAGCTGTACATCGGCGTGCATGACGCAATAACAAAAGCCATCTTTGTTGATTTCTATACTGAAGATCGGAATTTGTATTTGCAGATTTGCGTAAAGTAGTTCCTGAATATGAGAGATCCCCAGTACCTTTACAAGCATCAGCCTGGCCATTGATAGCTCCCGATGATAAATTATTGCGTTGTGCTTCATCCTGCCCAGATATCCTCTGGCGAAAATCTTCTTGCAAATGTTGTTCATGAGGTATGTTACCTGGTCTATTACTCCTGTCTTGTGATTGAGGATGCCATTGACCCTGCAACACCGATTCTGGTTGAGTTCCAACAGAAACAGAGCCTAAATCATTTTGAGATTCTGCAACCAATTCATGTGGATGTAAAGTTTGTTGCATTTGCTGAGAATTTTGTGTCAATGATGAGGAGATGTCTTGCTGCCCAGACAAAAGAGAAATATGATGTTGAGAACTCCTCATATGGTCCTCGGCAGAGTTCTGGAATTGGTTCTGCATCTCAGACAACTGGAACTGTTCAGGCATTTGTGGCATCATAACTTCATTATGGAGCTCTGCAGGCTCACGTTTTACTTGACTACTTAGATCAGATGTCATCTGAGGGTGACCAAAAgcgtcattatttattaaatgcTGGGCTTGCTGATTTTGCTGCTTCATTTGACGTTGTTGGTGTACGTACTGTTGATGTTGTTGAAACGACTGCTGTTGCTGAAATTGCTGCTGCTGATGAGGATGAAGATTGTCTCTTGAAGATAGTGATGATTGGAAACTCATATTTTCCATCTGATCCACCGGTTGAGGCTTTATATGAGTAGCTTGTTGTGCTTGCATATTCGACTGATTACCTATGAGAGTAGAGTTTGTTTTAGATATAGATGACAAATTAACTGAATTCAAATTCTGAGAATTCATCATTGGTCCAACAGATGTTGCAGAACCATAATAGTTGCCAGACGCAAAAGAATCAACATTGCTAATTCCAAAACCATCACCTGAtaaataaattattcataatgAGAACACTTGCTGATGTAATAATAGAATACAAATTCTACCGTACAAAATATTTAATGAACATGGACCATTACAAAATAAAGAAACACACAAAGTGATGCGTAAGGTTTGTTCACATACAACTTGAAGAAGTAAGGGAGAGAGTCAAAGAAGAAAAAATCGGAAAAATAGGAGTATCCATAAAATATCGAAAAAAATCTCATATATATCGGTATTGAGATATTCTATctcattgtttttattttttctctatattaatgaaatatagatttatttattttttaattttaaagtttaaagtagatattaaataaatatctttctaaccgttatttattttttatattaaaagaaaataatatattcatatcTTTTGTCTTTTGTAGTAAATATTGCTATCTCAAATTTTCAAGTTATATACTAGCTTTTtccttcatatatatatatatgtatatataaatattttgctACGGATATTGCTTTCTACTTCTTATCTTATTCTAAGAAAAGTGACTATTATATTCTTCcacaaatatattataaaaatgttataatatataactaaggttttatttatattgacaattattttgtatatattcttgtaatttttttaaattatgtatttCTATCAGTTTTATATtaacaaaattatatttttagagaTATTtctaaattttctaaaaatttccgTCAGATATCGAAAATATCTTCGATATGAAAagttattttcataaaattctttTTATAATTATAGTATCGTCATTTATTTTCATCCTTGGGAGAGACAGAGATCAAGTACCTTGTATAACTTGCCGCTGATGTTGTAAGGGCTTGGGCGAATTAACAAAAGATGTGCCAGTTAGATAGCCCTCTGAGGAGCAATGTTCATTAACAAGGGGTAAACTGTTACCAATCAACCCTAGCCCACCATTTAAAGCCCCATTCGAGAACCCATAAGAACGTTTCTGCTGTAAACTAGAGCTTATCCCACTACCCATTTGGCTGCTAACATTGTGTAATATACGGCTGTTCTGACCAATAATATGCTGCTTTTGCTGTTGTGGTTGAGACACCATAGTAGATTCAACAGTAGAGAACCCACTACCATTACTCGCTGATTCGGGATTCATGTAAGACTGATTAGTATTGCCACTTAATCCAGGAGTAGGAATCATCTGACTTGTGGGTTTTTGCCCATTCATTGATAACATACTTGCTCCAGGACCAACAGAGAAATTGGCTGGAGACTGCTGATGATACCCATTTGAGACTGAACCTGCAAAACCATATTCAGTCAAGTTGCTCCAAAGCAAAAGGTAGACATAAttcaaaacataataaaacttGATATTACCATCAGATCTATTGAAAGCACTTCCAGCAAAAACACCAGTAGACAACATGTTTCCAGTGTTGACATTATTAGATGCGACATTACCACCTCCACTTGCAGAAAGCATTGAAGTATCCCCAGAGGAGGTAACCATCATGTTAGAGTTCCCACTGTGTGACATTCCAGGGGTTGGTATCATTGCACCAATAGAAGACGAATTATTTACTAGTTGTGCCGGTTGGTTGGGCGGCGGGGGACGCCTGAGTAAACTATGCAAGCGGCTCTCCAATGTTTCCAGGTTCATATATTCTTCCTAAAATGAGAATTGCAAAATCaagacattaaaaaaaataactaattgaaATTTGAACGAACTATGAAAGCAAGAGAAACACTCAAGGACAGCATAGATATTACTAAAAAGTAATATGcatacacaaaacataaatatcAACTTTTGACAAGCAGACTAACCTTTGAAGAAGCCATTCTAAATACACCCTCCTCTAGGCGCTTAACAATATCTTTAAACTTCTTTTTCTGTGGTTCATTTATTGGCTGTTGATGCCGCTGCAATAGGGTATCATAACTGGATAGAGAAGAGTCATTAGACGATTGGGCCCAAAATTAATAACCTAATATGAGCTATACACTATCACAATCAAACTAATTTCCACAAATATCTTAATACATAATATGCATTTTAGTCCATTAATAAGTATTTTTCTTCCATCGGCatggataattaattaatttaagacACTTTGAGTAAGCTTATTGAAAAAGCCAATAAACTGATGAAAACCCCCCCATAAAATTGGAAAAGCCAAAGCTGCCCAAGATTTGGCCCAAGTTGttgcaaaattaattttgaaggGTTTACCGGACACCTTTTTGGCCAACAGATTGTTTAGTTATTAGCCTCTTACATGGACAACTAAACATAATCAACAGTAAAAAAAATGAGCCTTACATCTTTTCCTGCATATACATGCGCGCTCGGAAAAGCTCAGGTTCCATAGTGTTCCCAGTACGAGGAGGAGCTGCTAATGTTTGCATCTGAGAAGGAAGAGCATTACCATTCTGCTGAGGCATTACAGGTTGATTAGGTACCTGCCCGGAGATTTGTCCAGACATGTGAGCTTGCACATTCATCTTCTTTATTCTTGACCACGTTTCCCCCAACTACCAAGTACCGCATTACTCAAAAACACAAGGGAATCTCCAAATGAACCACCTACAACAAAAGCTTTTATCAACAATGTATGCAGTCCATGCTACACAACTAAATCGTCCCAGTGCCCTACAGAGCCAATCCAAATACATAATCTTCTTACCAGTATTTCCTAATGCTCTAACTAAAAAAGTTGCTAACTCTACCATTTCATATTCTTCAGTGAACAGCCCTACTAATCAATAAAAACTTCAAAACCGAGAATGTCACAACTGTTAGTTATactaactttttaaaaaaaaaaaaaaaaaaatggaaatgaaaacaGTCAAACACCTACATGTTAGAAACAATCATAATGCTCCTTAGACGTGAAATGACCAAACTTTACACCAATACCAACTCTAAAAATGAAGCAAATACCAAAATTGAAGTGCCCAAATTGAAGGCGGCAAGAGTAGATCGTTAATGACCTAACCCCCAATTTGAAGATAGTTATTGATAATAACTAACAAATTAGAACAATTAAGCAACGCAATTGGATAGAACTAACTAAAACAACGAGTCAACAGctacaaaatcaaaataaaataaaaaaaccctAGGTACCTAAGCCATACCTTCAACAAAGAGATCGAAAATCCAAATTGGCAGAGGGCTTTTAAAGGAGACACCAAGTATCGACGAAAACGAGAAACACGACGGCGATCGGAGATTCAGAGCATCCCCTACAGAATTAAGAGAGATATcgagtaagagagagagagagagcgagaaaGGGATGAAAAAAAAGGTCGGTCGAGAGTTGAGAGAATAGGCTCCTATAGAAGATCGAATTTATGGAAAACACACGTGCGAAAATTGACACGAGCGAAACGAAGCAAAAGAGAAAGCTATCAAAAAAAAAGCACAAGAGTTTCGCAGAAGAGAAAGAACAGAAATTGCAGACACTAACACAGATTTGGGGCCAAAAAAAAATCGAAGAAGATTCAATTTTTCTAACAcggaattattattattattattgttattatttatttaaatattttttattaaattttctgATTCATCAATAAATAATATCAATACTTACTCTCGCACACACAAGGCAAGCCACCCCcggccttgcccttgctcttggGCTTTTATTGGTTAATTTAACTctcaagtaattttttttatctgaATTGAATATTATCTATTATAAATGGATGTTGATTCtcctaaattatttttattttattttgtttaagttcGAAAATAATTTatctgaaacaaaaagaaatacATTTTATTTTGCAATTCTCAAATTTTTCACcacttaaaattttttaaaaattgtatattcttttagaaaaaaaatataatgttttttttaatttattaatgaaTAAAGAAAAGGGAGATAAAGAGTAAAGGGAGGGAAAGAAAGAAAGGTTTGGGAGTAGACGGTCCTACACACCACACCATACCATTGCCTCTTCGCTTACTCCTCTTATCCAACCAAATTatagtaaaaatataattttttttgttttacaaaTGACTAAATACTTGttgaaaataaatataataaagtaTATTGATCATAATACAAGGTatatattcttctaataaagtaacctctttttttttttttttttggaatttacttatttggtaccttatgtttttgcaaagtatcattttggtactctctgttttcaataatgttcatatggtaccctgtattttaaaattatacatatttgataccctagactcagatttgatagataaaattttgtcaatatgatcaaactatcatcagttatatgtaattaagtaattaaatttaaattttgaacttacataattgcagcagtttgattaaattggtaaaattttattaattaaatttgagtttagggtaccaaatatgtacgattttaaaatacggggtaccatatgagcattattgaaaacagaggataccaaaatgatattttgcaaaaacacaaggtaccaaatggttacctaccttTTTTTTTATCTGTAATGCATATCTAACATGAAATATATGAGGTTATTTGGTACCTtaactaaataatattttttatctttAAAAGTTAAAagctgttttttgaaaacaagttaaGAGTGTTTGCattgttttcataaaataatttttttttttaaaatacaaaaaatagaaaattttgagaacaacaaaaaattgttttctgttattttcaaattttttttgtctatatttttttttctcacatcacttttataattattattatctaacttCATTTATTGTcatatcattttctctctcattagtttctctctcttcactttctctcacatcaGTTTAtctctccttattttctctctcatcactttctttctcgctattttctctcttctcactttctttcttttcattttctctttcatcaatttctatcttcttattttctcttgcatcacttattatgtcatcattttctctttcatcacttactgttgacgccgtttttcgtcaacagataaaagaagagagcacgtaaacaattaaagacaatggctaaaagaaacaaacgaatcagacacacggtttttacgtggttcagcagttaaatctgcctagtccacgagtctctgttattaatctcaagattatctctgaacaattctttagcaagaattctccagagttttctctcaaggatcagaatttcggtcctttacaatggtgcatccttctctatttatagagaaggatgcagaatactatcccacatattttgggtagttactcttttgtgaataaaaataaatggctttaaatgccaataatcagatataaaaggaaacgttccccaaagatcaggaaacgcataactgactaaataatatcccacgattcttggggatttatatcaataaatgaggattacatctcatgcttacaatacttgtagatattcaaggtgttcatagcgtatctccaaggcttcagcatctcaggtttcacgtcattgtgctagccactgacatctcccgagctaacattgctttcgagatagtacatcgagctcgatatccctgctccgaagttgttcctgaagatgaggggctctcagagctatccttcgagatcgagatcatttcgaggtcagtacattcgaggtcatgtatcgtactttgcaggcttcgatttacaatcgtagagcataccctaaccctcacgagaccatttaatgcgaactcagctttcgaggtcatatttactatggctcgaaatctgggtataacattttgccccctcaaaagtatttgttcgaatcctaagagaaggaaacttttgaactactcttttcgggaaccataccgtcacactcttgaaaatggacacgtgccagatgggtattgctcactttaggtacttgagtaccttgggaacacgcccacgatcgtccgtctgacaacttttcggcgccatcttatcaccgattcccctccattcgatctgttgaggattttaaccaacgctcctgatcaatttagttttcccacctatatatataagatctcctcttcgtcttctcctttacgtttgttcattgtaaaccagaaagaaaagaaaaaacaagaaagccagaaactttcttaagaagcttccatcccgtgcatgttttctcgacccaaaaaacaaaggaaccctggtctgttcgagtcagtgagttctttcttgcaacctcttctccactggacgatttcgctgcactcaccatcactgtgtaagtacgccatttttatTGTTCTTTTTATATTGTGCTTGCTGTGTACGTTAGTATgtgttcttagcatgatgcgataggaggttttgaaccgataggttttatgttttctggattttctttctggatgttcgcctctggtttatgcccagttttgtcctttgaccggcgtttcaactttctgggttttgaaaattttaggctatgtttcttgtacaccaagttttcgggtaaaagcccttgttcttgacaattacacgaaacccaaaaacgcttttcctggctaaccgccactctcctttcccttgaatttcgggattttcaaaaaagaaatcatccacgctccttttccttTCCCGTGGAAtacgcgctctgactctttagtgagggtcttaatatttagtttcttgtcattagatctccgagctcatccatcgagctcgtgattcttgcatgcatggccctcaccattttttctttctcgttagatgtcacagaattcggaaaaacggtgggggtcattacgagcaattccttacgagcccaaatctccgagcccggaatcgatctttgcctggaaccagcgtcggattaaagagtacgagatagcacgcgagcaagaagacattcgagcccactatcgtcgccagattgacgaggtcatcgaaaagaagagaagggtccttcgggaagccatctatccggagcctaaccccggacctaggccagttcccctcgaccccgcgttaaaagtcatggtagcataccacccgggggaacttcagttttccttaatggcggagccttcgtcttcgcagcctaggagggagatgtttgaagccgagttctaccaaagctcggttaccacctccgaccagataactgacatcctggcccttcatggccttagctcgttggacacactgaactgtcgagctccgacaaggcatgaacggagctgcttcgctcctgggggccgcgattccattgtgaaatacgcggcctggagccaggaacacataagggcaggagctttgctgcccctgaagtcctttttcagggaCTTCatcgattttgttgggttggctccattccaactcaacaccaactcatacagggtgctgtctgccctgaggtccttattccacgagctggggtggataggaccttcaccccaagagattttatatctcttttgtttgaagagtaatccctcccgagctcggggaggagatgg
It includes:
- the LOC133822605 gene encoding histone acetyltransferase HAC1-like isoform X1, whose translation is MNVQAHMSGQISGQVPNQPVMPQQNGNALPSQMQTLAAPPRTGNTMEPELFRARMYMQEKIYDTLLQRHQQPINEPQKKKFKDIVKRLEEGVFRMASSKEEYMNLETLESRLHSLLRRPPPPNQPAQLVNNSSSIGAMIPTPGMSHSGNSNMMVTSSGDTSMLSASGGGNVASNNVNTGNMLSTGVFAGSAFNRSDGSVSNGYHQQSPANFSVGPGASMLSMNGQKPTSQMIPTPGLSGNTNQSYMNPESASNGSGFSTVESTMVSQPQQQKQHIIGQNSRILHNVSSQMGSGISSSLQQKRSYGFSNGALNGGLGLIGNSLPLVNEHCSSEGYLTGTSFVNSPKPLQHQRQVIQGDGFGISNVDSFASGNYYGSATSVGPMMNSQNLNSVNLSSISKTNSTLIGNQSNMQAQQATHIKPQPVDQMENMSFQSSLSSRDNLHPHQQQQFQQQQSFQQHQQYVHQQRQMKQQNQQAQHLINNDAFGHPQMTSDLSSQVKREPAELHNEVMMPQMPEQFQLSEMQNQFQNSAEDHMRSSQHHISLLSGQQDISSSLTQNSQQMQQTLHPHELVAESQNDLGSVSVGTQPESVLQGQWHPQSQDRSNRPGNIPHEQHLQEDFRQRISGQDEAQRNNLSSGAINGQADACKGTGDLSYSGTTLRKSANTNSDLQYRNQQRWLLLLRHARRCTAPEGKCHELNCITVQKLWKHIEKCMLPQCQYPRCQPSKVLLHHHKRCVDPGCPVCIPVKNFLMTCKARIRVTSVPALPASVSGPSKSFDNRDTSGKLIPKTPVVEAPEEIQPSMKRMKIESSQPLVSESHNAAVSVSLTDETPLLQGIQHQEFQQVDVGPIKSELPEVKSELPANSGQEIFAELKKDTVIDISNLGPADPATYGDSAGLVKQENGKYEKEIEPAKEESVPPPAEPTVTKSGKPKIKGVSLTELFTPEQVRQHITGLRQWVGQSKAKAEKNQAMEHAMSENSCQLCAVEKLTFEPPPIYCTPCGARIKRNAMYYCMAAGDTRHYFCIPCYNEARGETIVVDGTAIPKARLEKKKNDEETEEWWVQCDKCEAWQHQICALFNGRRNDGGQAEYTCPNCYIQEVERGERKPLPQSAVLGAKDLPRTILSDHIEQRLFKRLKQERLERAKQQGKSYDQVPGAEALVIRVVSSVDKKLEVKQRFLEIFQEENYPTEFPYKSKVVLLFQKIEGVEVCLFGMYVQEFGSESQFPNQRRVYLSYLDSVKYFRPEIKAVTGEALRTFVYHEILIGYLEYCKKRGFTSCYIWACPPLKGEDYILYCHPEIQKTPKSDKLREWYLAMLRKASKENIVVDLTNLYDHFFVSTGECKAKVTAARLPYFDGDYWPGAAEDLIYQLRQEEDGRKQNKKGTTKKTFTKRALKASGQSDLSGNASKDLLLMHKLGETICPMKEDFIMVHLQHACSHCCILMVSGNRWTCDQCKNFQICDKCYEVEQKREERERHPMINREKHALHPVEITEVPVDTKDKDEILESEFFDTRQAFLSLCQGNHYQYDTLRRAKHSSMMVLYHLHNPTAPAFVITCNICHLDIETGQGWRCEVCADYDICNACYQKDGNTQHPHKLTNHPSMADRDAQNQEARQLRVQQLRKMLDLLVHASQCRSAQCQYPNCRKVKGLFRHGIQCTTRASGGCVLCKRMWYLLQLHARACKESKCHVPRCRDLKEHLRRLQQQSDSRRRAAVMEMMRQRAAELTSNTG
- the LOC133822605 gene encoding histone acetyltransferase HAC1-like isoform X2 translates to MNVQAHMSGQISGQVPNQPVMPQQNGNALPSQMQTLAAPPRTGNTMEPELFRARMYMQEKIYDTLLQRHQQPINEPQKKKFKDIVKRLEEGVFRMASSKEEYMNLETLESRLHSLLRRPPPPNQPAQLVNNSSSIGAMIPTPGMSHSGNSNMMVTSSGDTSMLSASGGGNVASNNVNTGNMLSTGVFAGSAFNRSDGSVSNGYHQQSPANFSVGPGASMLSMNGQKPTSQMIPTPGLSGNTNQSYMNPESASNGSGFSTVESTMVSQPQQQKQHIIGQNSRILHNVSSQMGSGISSSLQQKRSYGFSNGALNGGLGLIGNSLPLVNEHCSSEGYLTGTSFVNSPKPLQHQRQVIQGNQSNMQAQQATHIKPQPVDQMENMSFQSSLSSRDNLHPHQQQQFQQQQSFQQHQQYVHQQRQMKQQNQQAQHLINNDAFGHPQMTSDLSSQVKREPAELHNEVMMPQMPEQFQLSEMQNQFQNSAEDHMRSSQHHISLLSGQQDISSSLTQNSQQMQQTLHPHELVAESQNDLGSVSVGTQPESVLQGQWHPQSQDRSNRPGNIPHEQHLQEDFRQRISGQDEAQRNNLSSGAINGQADACKGTGDLSYSGTTLRKSANTNSDLQYRNQQRWLLLLRHARRCTAPEGKCHELNCITVQKLWKHIEKCMLPQCQYPRCQPSKVLLHHHKRCVDPGCPVCIPVKNFLMTCKARIRVTSVPALPASVSGPSKSFDNRDTSGKLIPKTPVVEAPEEIQPSMKRMKIESSQPLVSESHNAAVSVSLTDETPLLQGIQHQEFQQVDVGPIKSELPEVKSELPANSGQEIFAELKKDTVIDISNLGPADPATYGDSAGLVKQENGKYEKEIEPAKEESVPPPAEPTVTKSGKPKIKGVSLTELFTPEQVRQHITGLRQWVGQSKAKAEKNQAMEHAMSENSCQLCAVEKLTFEPPPIYCTPCGARIKRNAMYYCMAAGDTRHYFCIPCYNEARGETIVVDGTAIPKARLEKKKNDEETEEWWVQCDKCEAWQHQICALFNGRRNDGGQAEYTCPNCYIQEVERGERKPLPQSAVLGAKDLPRTILSDHIEQRLFKRLKQERLERAKQQGKSYDQVPGAEALVIRVVSSVDKKLEVKQRFLEIFQEENYPTEFPYKSKVVLLFQKIEGVEVCLFGMYVQEFGSESQFPNQRRVYLSYLDSVKYFRPEIKAVTGEALRTFVYHEILIGYLEYCKKRGFTSCYIWACPPLKGEDYILYCHPEIQKTPKSDKLREWYLAMLRKASKENIVVDLTNLYDHFFVSTGECKAKVTAARLPYFDGDYWPGAAEDLIYQLRQEEDGRKQNKKGTTKKTFTKRALKASGQSDLSGNASKDLLLMHKLGETICPMKEDFIMVHLQHACSHCCILMVSGNRWTCDQCKNFQICDKCYEVEQKREERERHPMINREKHALHPVEITEVPVDTKDKDEILESEFFDTRQAFLSLCQGNHYQYDTLRRAKHSSMMVLYHLHNPTAPAFVITCNICHLDIETGQGWRCEVCADYDICNACYQKDGNTQHPHKLTNHPSMADRDAQNQEARQLRVQQLRKMLDLLVHASQCRSAQCQYPNCRKVKGLFRHGIQCTTRASGGCVLCKRMWYLLQLHARACKESKCHVPRCRDLKEHLRRLQQQSDSRRRAAVMEMMRQRAAELTSNTG